The following are encoded together in the Choloepus didactylus isolate mChoDid1 chromosome 7, mChoDid1.pri, whole genome shotgun sequence genome:
- the RWDD2A gene encoding RWD domain-containing protein 2A isoform X1 — protein MSVSVKECLQLQLLEMEMLFSMFPNQGEVKLEDVNALTNIKRYLEGTREALPPKIEFVIMLQIEEPKVKIDLQVTMPHSYPYAALQLFGRSSELDRQQQLLLNKSLTSYIETFDPGELCVCAAIQWLQDNSASYFLNRKLIYEPSTQAKPVKNTFLRMWIYSHHIYQQDLRKKILEVGKRLDVTGFCMTGKPGIICVEGFKEHCEEFWHTIRYPNWKHISCKHAESIETEGNGEDLRLFHSFEELPLEAHGDYGLRNDYHMNLGQFLEFLKKHKSEHVFQILFGIESKTSES, from the exons ATGTCTGTTTCGGTGAAAGAATGTCTTCAGCTTCAGCTGCTGGAGATGGAAATGCTGTTTTCTATGTTTCCTAACCAAGGAGAAGTAAAGCTTGAAGATGTAAATGCCCTGACAAATATAAAGAGATATTTGGAAGGCACAAGGGAGGCGCTGCCACCAAAAATCGAATTTGTGATTATGCTCCAGATTGAGGAGCCCAAG gTGAAAATTGATTTGCAAGTAACCATGCCTCACAGCTATCCCTATGCAGCATTGCAGCTGTTTGGAAGGTCCTCTGAGCTTGACAGACAACAGCAGCTACTTCTCAACAAAAGTCTCACTTCTTATATAGAGACTTTTGATCCAGGTGAGCTCTGTGTATGTGCAGCAATCCAGTGGTTACAGGACAACAGTGCATCCTATTTCCTGAACCGAAAGCTCATTTATGAACCATCTACACAAGCAAAGCCAGTCAAGAACACATTTCTTCGAATGTGGATCTACAGTCACCATATATATCAGCAGGACTTAAGGAAAAAGATTTTGGAAGTTGGAAAAAGGTTAGATGTGACTGGATTTTGCATGACAGGAAAGCCTGGTATAATCTGTGTGGAGGGCTTCAAAGAGCATTGTGAGGAATTCTGGCACACAATTAGGTATCCCAATTGGAAACACATTTCCTGTAAGCATGCTGAAAGTATTGAAACTGAAGGAAATGGAGAAGATTTAcgccttttccattcttttgaagAATTACCCCTTGAAGCCCATGGTGACTATGGATTAAGGAATGACTATCACATGAATCTGGGTCAGTTCttagaatttctcaaaaagcatAAAAGTGAGCATGTTTTTCAGATATTATTTGGTATTGAAAGCAAAACTTCGGAGTCATAG
- the RWDD2A gene encoding RWD domain-containing protein 2A isoform X2, whose protein sequence is MLQIEEPKVKIDLQVTMPHSYPYAALQLFGRSSELDRQQQLLLNKSLTSYIETFDPGELCVCAAIQWLQDNSASYFLNRKLIYEPSTQAKPVKNTFLRMWIYSHHIYQQDLRKKILEVGKRLDVTGFCMTGKPGIICVEGFKEHCEEFWHTIRYPNWKHISCKHAESIETEGNGEDLRLFHSFEELPLEAHGDYGLRNDYHMNLGQFLEFLKKHKSEHVFQILFGIESKTSES, encoded by the exons ATGCTCCAGATTGAGGAGCCCAAG gTGAAAATTGATTTGCAAGTAACCATGCCTCACAGCTATCCCTATGCAGCATTGCAGCTGTTTGGAAGGTCCTCTGAGCTTGACAGACAACAGCAGCTACTTCTCAACAAAAGTCTCACTTCTTATATAGAGACTTTTGATCCAGGTGAGCTCTGTGTATGTGCAGCAATCCAGTGGTTACAGGACAACAGTGCATCCTATTTCCTGAACCGAAAGCTCATTTATGAACCATCTACACAAGCAAAGCCAGTCAAGAACACATTTCTTCGAATGTGGATCTACAGTCACCATATATATCAGCAGGACTTAAGGAAAAAGATTTTGGAAGTTGGAAAAAGGTTAGATGTGACTGGATTTTGCATGACAGGAAAGCCTGGTATAATCTGTGTGGAGGGCTTCAAAGAGCATTGTGAGGAATTCTGGCACACAATTAGGTATCCCAATTGGAAACACATTTCCTGTAAGCATGCTGAAAGTATTGAAACTGAAGGAAATGGAGAAGATTTAcgccttttccattcttttgaagAATTACCCCTTGAAGCCCATGGTGACTATGGATTAAGGAATGACTATCACATGAATCTGGGTCAGTTCttagaatttctcaaaaagcatAAAAGTGAGCATGTTTTTCAGATATTATTTGGTATTGAAAGCAAAACTTCGGAGTCATAG